In Silene latifolia isolate original U9 population unplaced genomic scaffold, ASM4854445v1 scaffold_141, whole genome shotgun sequence, a single window of DNA contains:
- the LOC141637727 gene encoding metacaspase-9-like gives MDGGNNINAVLVGCNYHGTDSELFGCIYDVVSMKKVLISRFGFKEDNIELLTDEPNSPIKPTGANIKSALKRMVEHAQEGDLLFFHFSGHGTLISSSSKPHEHDKKHEAIVPCDFNLITDVDFRKLVNEIHPKSTFTMLSDSCHSGGLIDQEKEQIGPSTFPPPQTKTDSCIPKFIPLESILDKFKNLTGLDTPNIGDHMVQHFKDDASLSFRLTQADQDNILAMRAKKGDYGILLSGCQSDEYSQEDESSKPPHGVFSYAVMTVLDNIGRQVSNKEVVMRTRELLHEQGQNSQHPCLYCSDENADATFLLQPSTD, from the exons ATGGACggagggaataatataaatgCCGTTTTGGTAGGGTGCAACTATCACGGCACAGATTCAGAGTTGTTTGGGTGCATCTACGATGTCGTCTCTATGAAAAAAGTGCTTATTTCAAGATTCGGGTTCAAAGAAGACAACATTGAGCTTCTAACAGACGAACCAAACTCACCAATCAAGCCTACAGGTGCTAACATTAAGAGCGCGCTCAAGCGAATGGTTGAGCACGCTCAAGAGGGTGATCTCCTCTTCTTTCACTTTAGTGGTCATGGGACGTTGATCTCATCGTCTTCGAAGCCACATGAACATGATAAGAAGCATGAAGCTATTGTTCCTTGTGATTTCAATCTCATCACAG ATGTGGACTTCAGGAAGCTAGTAAACGAGATACACCCCAAATCAACCTTCACAATGCTCTCGGATTCATGTCACAGTGGAGGTCTAATCGACCAAGAAAAAGAGCAAATTGGACCATCCACGTTCCCACCGCCACAGACCAAAACTGACTCTTGTATCCCCAAGTTCATCCCACTCGAGTCGATACTAGACAAGTTCAAGAACCTCACTGGCCTAGATACACCAAACATCGGAGATCACATGGTACAGCATTTCAAGGACGATGCGAGCCTTAGTTTCCGGCTTACCCAAGCTGACCAAGATAACATCCTCGCTATGAGAGCAAAGAAGGGGGATTATGGAATATTACTTAGTGGCTGTCAAAGTGATGAGTATTCACAAGAGGATGAGAGTAGCAAGCCCCCCCATGGGGTGTTCAGCTACGCGGTTATGACCGTGTTGGACAACATAGGTCGTCAAGTCAGTAATAAGGAAGTCGTGATGAGGACTAGGGAACTTTTGCATGAGCAAGGGCAGAACAGTCAGCATCCTTGTTTGTACTGCAGTGATGAGAATGCTGATGCTACGTTCTTGCTACAACCAAGCACTGATTGA
- the LOC141637739 gene encoding uncharacterized protein LOC141637739 — translation MVNPRRSSYGSNINNHQNPENQLISLISILNLLKKPQAFPVLLTIFIFLTWVSLRFQHSSSSIPQKWSREIDLKANLVRFSSSYLSKDKRGWLLNPISAALDARISGGAVSCASVHVGEIRPGGMRGNHRHYTCNETFILWGARLKFRLENSEVVGQGYAEVIIAEDEVAVAGSPSGTAHAMVNVDPVRTAFLLGCQDGIANYNSSGTAFNIWNDL, via the exons ATGGTGAATCCAAGAAGAAGTTCTTATGGCAGTAATATTAATAATCATCAAAACCCAGAAAACCAATTAATTTCACTAATCTCAATCTTAAATCTGTTGAAAAAGCCTCAAGCTTTCCCTGTTTTGCTTACAATCTTCATTTTTCTTACATGGGTTTCTCTCAGATTTCAGCATTCTTCTTCTTCAATCCCTCAAAAATGGAGTAGAGAAATTGATTTAAAGGCTAATTTGGTTAGGTTTTCATCATCATATTTGTCTAAAGACAAAAGGGGTTGGCTTCTTAATCCTATTTCTGCTGCCCTTGATGCTCGTATTTCTG GTGGGGCTGTGAGTTGTGCTTCAGTTCATGTTGGTGAAATTCGGCCAGGAGGTATGAGGGGAAATCACAGGCACTACACTTGCAATGAGACATTCATCCTTTGGGGAGCGCGTCTCAAATTCAGG CTGGAGAACAGTGAAGTAGTTGGCCAGGGTTATGCTGAAGTGATAATCGCAGAAGACGAGGTTGCTGTTGCTGGTAGCCCAAGTGGGACAGCCCATGCTATGGTGAATGTTGATCCTGTAAGGACAGCTTTTCTTTTAGGGTGCCAAGATGGTATTGCCAATTATAACAGTTCTGGCACTGCTTTTAACATTTGGAATGATCTTTAA
- the LOC141637730 gene encoding uncharacterized protein LOC141637730, protein MRYRGSMIVVISQHAKLCGESSGIAATLLPGGITAHSRLSIPLNVVENSTCSRIKPGSDLAELLIRTKLIIWDEAPMTHIYAFEAVDRSLRNVMRFSNDGDTNQPFGGKVVVFGGDFRQVLPVISKGSRSEIVNASLCASNLWSTCKVLKLTKNMRFRGRDSCSELAQINSEWILKVGDGVAGDPNDGEVELELLNDILIHWRSYRVDYGTKKIYFSSDEVSRDESNTGVRDLYSTKFLNSIKCSALPNHELKLKVGAVVMLLRNIDQSRRLCNDTRLIVADLGSRVIRATVLSGSSHKGDKVHIAVLHLLPLIPVSSWYSLTEDNSLFQYILQ, encoded by the exons ATGAGATATAGAGGTTCCATGATTGTCGTTATATCTCAGCATGCGAAACTGTGTGGAGAATCCAGTGGCATTGCGGCTACCTTACTTCCCGGTGGAATAACTGCTCATTCGAGACTTAGTATCCCACTTAATGTAGTTGAAAATTCTACGTGTTCAAGGATTAAACCAGGAAGTGATTTAGCCGAACTCTTAATTAGGACAAAGCTCATTATATGGGACGAAGCACCAATGACGCACATATATGCTTTCGAGGCTGTTGACAGGAGTTTAAGAAATGTCATGCGTTTTTCGAACGACGGAGATACCAATCAACCATTTGGTGGTAAGGTTGTCGTATTTGGAGGTGATTTTCGACAAGTACTTCCCGTTATCTCTAAAGGCAGCAGATCGGAAATCGTGAATGCGTCATTATGTGCTTCAAATTTGTGGTCTACTTGCAAG GTGTTGAAATTGACAAAAAACATGCGCTTTCGAGGCAGAGATTCGTGTTCCGAACTTGCTCAGATAAATTCAGAATGGATACTAAAAGTTGGAGACGGGGTAGCTGGAGATCCGAATGATGGGGAAGTTGAATTAGAGTTGCTGAATGACATTTTGATTCACTGGAGATCCTATCGCGTCGATT ATGGAACAAAGAAAATTTACTTCAGCTCAGACGAGGTCAGTAGAGATGAGAGTAATACTGGGGTCCGTGATTTGTACTCCACAAAATTTCTTAACTCTATTAAGTGCTCGGCGCTTCCAAATCACGAATTAAAGCTGAAGGTTGGTGCTGTAGTTATGCTTCTTCGAAACATCGACCAATCTCGCAGATTGTGCAACGACACTCGATTGATAGTGGCAGATTTGGGATCACGTGTGATTAGAGCAACAGTTTTATCGGGTAGTAGTCATAAGGGCGATAAAGTGCATATTGCCGTATTGCACTTACTCCCTCTGATTCCAGTAAGTTCCTGGTACAGTTTGACAGAAGACAATTCCCTGTTTCAATATATTTTGCAATGA
- the LOC141637728 gene encoding metacaspase-9-like, with product MCHGPILLPDRGAHPGPTLGQECKQQGSRTSEGSLTSTFLGTRQLQNFTSYLFSFSDVWFRQLIAGIHHKATLTILSDSCHSGGLIDQEKEQIGPRPSTSPPKPQNKSFDTNLNSKFIPFESVLHLQQITGVATLNTANHMISFRNNVSPCCGATFPLDYRLDKAYDNGILLSGCQSDECSEENKSSKPPHGVFSYGVMTVLDNIGRQVSNKQIVMLTRELLHKQGDRQHPCLYCIDENANATFLMQRQPSTN from the exons ATGTGTCACGGTCCGAtacttttgccggatcgtggTGCGCACCCTGGCCCAACTCTAGGGCAAGAATGCAAGCAACAAGGgtctcgtactagtgagggatcgctcACTAGCACGTTTCTCGGGACTCGG CAATTGCAAAATTTTACTTCTTATCTCTTTTCCTTTTCAGATGTGTGGTTTCGGCAGCTAATAGCCGGGATACATCACAAAGCAACCTTAACAATCCTATCGGATTCATGTCATAGTGGAGGCCTAATCGACCAAGAAAAAGAGCAAATCGGACCACGACCATCCACATCTCCACCAAAGCCCCAAAACAAGTCTTTTGATACGAATTTG aacagcAAGTTCATCCCCTTCGAGTCGGTCCTACACTTGCAGCAAATCACAGGCGTGGCTACTCTGAACACTGCAAATCACATGATATCTTTTAGAAACAATGTTAGCCCTTGCTGTGGCGCTACCTTTCCCCTTGACTATCGCCTTGACAAAGCTTACGATAATGGAATTTTACTTAGTGGCTGCCAAAGTGATGAGTGTTCAGAAGAGAATAAGAGTAGCAAGCCCCCCCATGGGGTGTTCAGCTACGGGGTTATGACCGTGTTGGACAATATAGGTCGTCAGGTCAGTAATAAGCAGATCGTCATGCTGACAAGGGAACTTTTGCATAAGCAAGGGGATCGTCAGCATCCCTGTTTGTACTGCATTGATGAGAACGCTAATGCTACTTTCTTGATGCAACGCCAACCAAGCACTAATTGA